In Lolium perenne isolate Kyuss_39 chromosome 5, Kyuss_2.0, whole genome shotgun sequence, the sequence ATTCCTAGCTGGCGATCAAGGGAAAAAAAGAACGAGAAACTTATCCATCCGGCGTCGTCGCCGAGCGGGCCGGGCCCCACGCTGCTGTAGGACACCAACTGCAGAGTCGCTCGTCATCAGTCCGTCGCCGTCTCCGTCTCCGTCTCCGTCCTCTCTCCCCCCTTCCACGCCAGTCCAGAAGCCACCCTGCCGCCGCGCGCCCCCGCCCCGACCCCAGTTCAACCCAGCTCAACGCCCGCATGGCCTTCGCCAGCTCGCTCCTGCCCGCGCCGGCCTCCCGCGTCCGCGCGGGCCCCGCCTTCACGGCGGTCAACCGGAACGGCGGCGTTTCGCTGCGGCGCCGGGGAGCCCGGCTCGGAGGTATCTATGCTTCGCCCAGCTCGTGCTTAACTTAATTGCCACGCGTACTCAACAAGTCAAGATTGATTCTTTCGCTTCGATTTGGAGCGAGCTAGACTGAATTTAGCTGCGATGTTCAGATGTCAGTGTACCTGACAGTGCATTagcctttgtttgctgcactgaaGTTAGTGGATTTCTCAACATCTTTGGCTCTGTACTTAGCAGCAGGTAGAAATCTGGTGATTCGGAACCAAACTGCAAGCTAACAGCACTTGCCAAGAAAATCTGAAAGCGTCCTTATTTGTTGTTTATGTTCGAAGTGGTAGGATGGATGGTTGAGCTGAGACCTGCTGTCTGACGTTCGTTTCCTGTTTGTTCTGTGCCAGTTAGGGCTGAAGTTAACGAATCTGGAAGCGCGTTAGCGATTGATGCTCTCTCCCAGGTTAAACATGTTCTACTTCCGATCACTGACCGCAACCCTTACCTCTCAGAAGGTACAAGACAGGTGTGTTTCCTTTTTTCCGACATTCATCAGTTTGCTGTTTGTTGCTTCGTTGCTAATTGAGTATATAGAACATATATATACATTGACCAAACGTTAGCGGCTTAAGCTAAGTTTATCACGCGATGCGTTGCTGCTTGATCTGCATCAGCGGGGACAAAGGATCAAGCGCTTTGACTTTGCTTTGTGCCCCGGGATCCACCACAAGCTGGGTTTGAGAGCCGTGTGATGGGTATTTCCAGGGCAGTTTGATTTAATCTTCAGCGGAACAACTTACCTGATTATTTTTACTTTATCGTTCATTTTTACTTGCTCTGTATAGACTTGAAATAGTCGCTTATCCATAATGGCTGTTGATGTACCAGGCTGCAGCAACAACCACTTCTCTAGCAAAGAAGTATGGTGCAAACATTACAGTAGTTGGTATGATCTCAATTTCTTTGAAACATTTCCCTTCCTTTGCTTAATTAATTGCGCATATTCAGTGACATAGTTTAAGTTCTGCTGCATTATAAATCTATACTCTTCATTTCAGTTATTGATGATAAGCCCAAGGAGTCATTCCCAGAGCATGATACTCAAATGTCAAGCATTAGATGGCACCTTTCTGAAGGTTAGAACCATTTCACTTATTCTTTTTTTGAGAAAATGAGCTGCATTGCATTAAGACAAGGCACTCTCAGATGCCATGAGGTTTACAACCAAGTCTGGGGGGTTAACAGCCCACACCTTACACACTTTATTCTCGCAGCTAAACTTTGCTAAAAGATGCGCTACACCATTACCAGTACGGCGCGCATGCCTAATGGAGTGATCAACGAAGCCTTGCAGCATTGACTTGATTTCTTCCACCAATGGCCCATGTAGAGACCGATCAGTTTCACTGCTCCGTAGCTTTGTCACCGCCCCAAGGCAATCCGACTCCAAACACACCTTCCGAATATCCTTTTCCTTTGCTAATATCAGTGCTCGCTTGCAAGCTGGAAGTTCTATACGCTCAGGATCCGATATGGAGGTGAAGAAATGGCCTTCCCCGGCAACGAAACTGCCATGATGATTCCTTAGAATCACACCGCTTCCACCATATCCTTCCTTTACCGAAAAAGCTCCGTACGTATTAGCCTTACACCGGTGGCTGCCAGTGCTCCACCACCTTAGAGGATTCACGGACACTGCCTTGCACAACACCCAGCCATTCCTCGACCATGAAAATAGAGCGTCTCACAATGTCAGATGGAGCAGCTATCTGGACATCAGCCCTTGCGTCATTTCTAGCTAACCAAGCTTGGTAAATTACCATCACACAGATGCTTAGCTCTTTATCATTCAGCTTCCCTAGC encodes:
- the LOC127302738 gene encoding uncharacterized protein, yielding MAFASSLLPAPASRVRAGPAFTAVNRNGGVSLRRRGARLGVRAEVNESGSALAIDALSQVKHVLLPITDRNPYLSEGTRQAAATTTSLAKKYGANITVVVIDDKPKESFPEHDTQMSSIRWHLSEGGFTEFGLMERLGEGKKPTAIIGEVADELELDLVVLSMEAIHSKHVDGNLLAEFIPCPVLMLPL